In Arthrobacter sp. StoSoilB5, one genomic interval encodes:
- a CDS encoding riboflavin synthase: MFTGIVAEQGTVLGIDRDGDASATLRLKAPTSTDGLTLGGSIAVNGVCLTATQIDGQDFSVDVMGETLVRTTIGELAAGDTVNLERCVPAGGRLDGHVVQGHVDGVGELLEREPLGNWDRLRFGVPGPLARYIAEKGSIAVDGVSLTVTAVSAAAEPAPWFEVGLIPTTLEETGLGAKPVGARVNIEVDVLAKYTERLLSFAPQGSPAHRASAETASVELAGDSTGNAEAAR; encoded by the coding sequence ATGTTTACCGGAATCGTTGCCGAGCAGGGCACCGTCCTGGGCATTGACCGCGATGGCGACGCCAGCGCGACACTGCGGCTTAAGGCTCCCACCAGCACCGATGGCTTGACCTTGGGGGGCTCCATCGCAGTAAACGGCGTCTGCCTCACCGCAACACAGATTGACGGACAGGATTTCAGCGTCGACGTGATGGGGGAGACCCTGGTCCGCACCACCATCGGCGAGTTGGCCGCAGGCGATACCGTGAACCTTGAGCGCTGCGTCCCTGCAGGCGGACGCCTCGACGGCCATGTGGTCCAAGGCCACGTTGACGGCGTGGGCGAGTTGCTGGAACGTGAGCCGCTGGGCAACTGGGACCGTTTGCGGTTTGGCGTCCCTGGGCCGCTGGCTCGGTACATCGCCGAGAAGGGCTCAATCGCCGTCGACGGTGTTTCCCTGACCGTGACGGCAGTGAGCGCCGCGGCTGAACCGGCTCCGTGGTTCGAGGTAGGGCTTATCCCTACGACGTTGGAGGAGACGGGCCTGGGGGCGAAGCCGGTTGGCGCACGGGTAAACATTGAAGTGGATGTGCTCGCAAAATACACCGAGCGGCTCCTGTCCTTTGCTCCCCAGGGCTCCCCGGCGCACCGCGCCAGCGCGGAGACGGCCAGCGTGGAGCTGGCCGGCGACTCTACCGGGAACGCGGAGGCTGCGCGATGA
- the ribB gene encoding 3,4-dihydroxy-2-butanone-4-phosphate synthase, with protein sequence MSTPTKTISTATGRTGLDPVEAAIAAMAAGHAVIVVDNEDRENEGDIIFAAEHATPALMGWTIRYSSGVICVPLEGERADALALPPMVEVNEDAKGTAYTVSCDAAFGVSTGISATDRALTARILADPQSTPAAITRPGHIFPLRAVKGGVRERPGHTEAAVDLCRLAGLAPVGVIAELVHDDGEMMRLDSLRDFAAEHGCPLISIEDLVAYVDAVESQAAHVSVADEEKR encoded by the coding sequence ATGAGTACTCCTACCAAGACGATTTCGACGGCGACGGGTCGTACAGGACTGGATCCTGTGGAAGCTGCGATCGCGGCGATGGCAGCCGGCCACGCAGTAATCGTGGTGGACAACGAAGACCGCGAGAACGAAGGCGACATCATTTTCGCCGCCGAGCACGCTACGCCGGCCCTTATGGGGTGGACCATCCGGTATTCGTCAGGCGTCATCTGCGTGCCGCTTGAAGGTGAGCGTGCCGATGCCCTTGCACTTCCGCCCATGGTGGAAGTCAACGAGGATGCCAAAGGTACTGCCTACACTGTTTCCTGCGACGCCGCGTTCGGCGTGAGCACTGGTATTTCGGCCACGGACCGCGCGTTGACTGCCCGGATCCTCGCCGACCCGCAGAGCACTCCAGCGGCGATTACGCGCCCCGGGCATATTTTTCCGCTGCGGGCGGTTAAGGGGGGAGTGCGTGAACGTCCGGGACACACGGAAGCAGCTGTGGACCTGTGTCGGCTTGCCGGGCTGGCTCCGGTGGGCGTGATCGCTGAGTTGGTACATGACGATGGTGAAATGATGCGCCTGGACAGCCTGCGCGATTTCGCTGCGGAACACGGATGCCCCCTCATCTCCATTGAGGATCTGGTGGCCTACGTTGACGCGGTAGAGTCCCAGGCGGCACACGTTTCAGTGGCAGACGAGGAGAAGCGATGA
- the ribA gene encoding GTP cyclohydrolase II, with amino-acid sequence MTAPTTRSSDDTEPTPHPVSGGPIVQLPTAFGDFVAQAWTDHVTGVEHLAVSSPNPPKDGQAPLVRLHSECLTGDVFGSYRCDCGEQLAFALELIHAEGGTLLYLRGQEGRGIGLANKIKAYALQEAGFDTVEANEQLGLPVDARSYSAAGQILAEMGLHEVRLLSNNPDKQNRLAQAGVSVVEMVPTEVPSREQNVRYLQTKKDRMDHRLTLETEPVGNGKTPSRSPFDNEQD; translated from the coding sequence ATGACCGCACCGACAACGCGCAGCAGCGACGACACCGAGCCCACACCCCACCCGGTGAGCGGCGGCCCGATTGTCCAGCTGCCCACGGCGTTTGGCGACTTTGTAGCCCAGGCTTGGACGGACCATGTTACGGGCGTGGAACACCTCGCCGTGAGTTCCCCCAACCCGCCCAAAGATGGCCAGGCACCATTGGTGCGCCTGCATTCGGAATGCCTCACCGGAGATGTCTTCGGATCTTATCGTTGCGATTGCGGCGAACAATTGGCTTTTGCCCTGGAGCTCATCCACGCTGAAGGTGGAACGCTCCTGTACTTGCGAGGCCAGGAAGGGCGGGGTATTGGCCTGGCCAACAAGATCAAGGCCTACGCGCTGCAGGAAGCCGGTTTCGACACCGTCGAGGCCAACGAACAGCTTGGCTTGCCGGTGGACGCGCGCTCCTACAGTGCCGCGGGTCAGATCCTGGCCGAGATGGGCCTGCACGAGGTCCGGTTGCTCAGCAACAATCCGGACAAGCAGAACCGCCTTGCCCAGGCAGGTGTCTCGGTGGTGGAAATGGTTCCTACCGAGGTTCCTTCGCGTGAACAGAACGTTCGCTATCTGCAGACCAAGAAAGACCGGATGGATCACCGATTGACGCTCGAAACCGAGCCCGTCGGCAACGGAAAGACACCGTCCCGAAGCCCCTTTGACAACGAACAAGACTGA
- the ribH gene encoding 6,7-dimethyl-8-ribityllumazine synthase, with protein MSGHGAPTIDLTTLKPEETSQLKLAIVAASWHTQIMDGLVDGALRAAKEAGIAEPTLLRVPGSFELPVAAARLAPHFDAVVALGVVIRGGTPHFDYVCQAATSGLTDVSVRTGVPVGFGVLTCDTEQQGLDRAGLPGSNEDKGHEAVTAALATALTLQQYS; from the coding sequence ATGAGCGGACACGGCGCCCCCACTATCGACCTCACCACCCTTAAGCCCGAGGAAACCTCGCAGCTGAAGCTCGCCATTGTGGCAGCAAGCTGGCACACCCAGATCATGGATGGGCTGGTTGACGGTGCACTCCGCGCGGCCAAGGAAGCCGGCATCGCCGAGCCCACCCTGCTTCGCGTCCCTGGCAGCTTCGAACTCCCTGTTGCCGCGGCGAGGCTCGCACCGCACTTCGACGCCGTCGTTGCGCTCGGTGTGGTTATCCGCGGCGGAACGCCGCACTTCGACTACGTATGCCAGGCCGCGACGTCGGGACTCACCGATGTCAGCGTCCGCACCGGCGTTCCGGTCGGGTTCGGCGTCCTGACCTGCGATACGGAACAGCAAGGCCTGGACCGCGCAGGCCTTCCGGGATCCAACGAAGACAAGGGGCACGAGGCAGTCACGGCGGCTCTTGCCACTGCACTGACACTCCAGCAGTACAGCTGA
- a CDS encoding phosphoribosyl-ATP diphosphatase — MKNFETLFAELSEKAATRPAGSRTVAELDSGIHGIGKKVVEEAAEVWMAAEYESDEAAAEEISQLLYHLQVLMLAKGLTLEDVYKHL, encoded by the coding sequence GTGAAGAATTTCGAGACGCTGTTCGCAGAACTGAGTGAGAAAGCAGCGACCCGCCCGGCAGGCTCGCGTACTGTAGCCGAACTGGACTCCGGAATCCACGGCATCGGTAAGAAAGTGGTCGAAGAGGCCGCCGAAGTCTGGATGGCCGCCGAGTACGAATCCGATGAAGCCGCTGCCGAGGAGATCTCCCAGTTGCTGTACCACCTGCAGGTCCTCATGCTTGCCAAGGGCCTCACGCTGGAAGACGTTTACAAGCATCTCTAG
- the hisG gene encoding ATP phosphoribosyltransferase, giving the protein MLRVAVPNKGSLSEAASAMLSEAGYRQRRDTRELVMVDPDNDIEFFFLRPRDIAVYVGQGTLDVGITGRDLLLDAQVEAEELLPLGFAASTFRFAGPVGNFNGVEQLEGKRLATSYDGLLRDYLAERGVNAKVVRLDGAVESSVRLGVADAIADVVETGNTLKAAGMEIFGDPILKSEAVLIRRTGPGGAANGTAKEIEVLIRRLQGVLVARQYVLMDYDIRKDLVEDAAALTPGLESPTVSPLRDSEWVAVRSMVPKKETNRIMDELYDLGARAILVSSIHACRI; this is encoded by the coding sequence ATGCTCCGTGTAGCAGTCCCCAATAAGGGATCCCTGTCCGAAGCCGCGTCGGCGATGTTGTCCGAGGCAGGTTACCGCCAGCGCCGCGACACCCGCGAACTGGTCATGGTCGATCCCGACAATGACATCGAGTTCTTCTTCCTCCGCCCCCGCGACATCGCGGTGTACGTTGGCCAGGGAACCCTGGACGTCGGAATCACCGGACGCGACCTCCTGCTGGATGCCCAGGTGGAAGCAGAAGAACTGCTGCCCTTGGGTTTCGCGGCATCCACGTTCCGTTTCGCAGGGCCCGTTGGAAACTTCAACGGCGTCGAGCAGCTCGAAGGCAAGCGCCTCGCCACCAGCTACGACGGCCTCCTGCGTGACTACCTCGCCGAGCGAGGCGTCAATGCCAAGGTTGTCCGCCTCGACGGTGCGGTTGAATCGTCGGTTCGGCTCGGCGTCGCGGACGCGATTGCCGACGTCGTCGAGACCGGCAACACCCTCAAGGCAGCCGGGATGGAAATCTTTGGCGATCCCATCCTTAAGTCCGAGGCCGTGCTGATCAGGCGCACAGGCCCGGGTGGTGCCGCGAATGGCACCGCCAAGGAAATCGAGGTCCTCATCCGTCGCCTGCAGGGCGTCCTTGTGGCGCGCCAGTACGTGCTGATGGATTACGACATTCGTAAGGACCTGGTGGAGGATGCTGCCGCGCTCACCCCAGGCCTTGAATCACCCACCGTCTCCCCGCTGCGGGATTCGGAATGGGTGGCGGTGCGTTCCATGGTTCCCAAGAAGGAAACCAACCGCATAATGGATGAGCTGTACGATCTCGGCGCCCGGGCCATCCTGGTGAGCAGCATCCACGCCTGCCGTATCTGA
- the hisF gene encoding imidazole glycerol phosphate synthase subunit HisF, giving the protein MAVAVRVIPCLDVDAGRVVKGVNFEGLRDAGDPVELAHRYDNGGADELTFLDVTASSGNRETTFDVVRRTAEEVFIPLTVGGGVRGVAEVDKLLRFGADKASINTAAVARPEVIDEITRHFGSQVLVLSVDARRTREGDAPTSSGFEVTTHGGRTGTGIDAIAWAKEAADRGVGEILLNSIDADGTKDGFDLELIRLVRGAVNIPIIASGGAGKPAHFPPAVEAGADAVLAASVFHFGPDDMIAQVKAAIRDAGFEVR; this is encoded by the coding sequence ATGGCTGTAGCCGTACGCGTCATTCCCTGCCTGGACGTCGATGCCGGCCGCGTGGTCAAGGGCGTCAACTTCGAGGGCTTGAGGGACGCCGGAGACCCGGTGGAACTGGCACACCGTTATGACAATGGTGGTGCGGATGAACTGACTTTCCTTGATGTCACCGCATCATCGGGCAATCGGGAAACAACGTTCGACGTCGTTCGCCGTACCGCAGAGGAAGTCTTCATCCCGCTGACCGTAGGCGGCGGCGTCCGTGGCGTTGCGGAGGTGGATAAACTCCTGCGCTTCGGTGCGGACAAAGCATCGATCAACACCGCTGCCGTCGCCCGGCCAGAGGTCATCGATGAAATCACGCGCCACTTCGGTTCGCAGGTCCTGGTGCTGTCCGTGGATGCGCGGCGTACCCGCGAAGGCGACGCACCGACGTCGTCCGGTTTTGAAGTCACCACCCACGGTGGCCGAACCGGGACGGGAATCGACGCCATTGCCTGGGCCAAGGAAGCAGCGGACCGGGGCGTGGGCGAGATCCTGCTGAACTCGATCGACGCCGACGGCACCAAGGACGGATTCGATCTCGAACTGATCCGCCTTGTCCGTGGGGCTGTCAACATTCCGATCATCGCCTCCGGTGGTGCCGGGAAGCCGGCGCACTTCCCTCCAGCCGTGGAGGCCGGAGCCGACGCCGTGCTGGCGGCTTCCGTGTTCCACTTCGGTCCGGATGACATGATCGCCCAGGTCAAGGCCGCTATTCGCGACGCGGGCTTCGAAGTCAGGTAG
- a CDS encoding TIGR03085 family metal-binding protein, producing the protein MHFVDPSREVLAETLLAAGPDSPTLCQGWLTRDLAAHLYLRERKAAVGIGLLIPSLGKASDKATAKLAAKLKTTEDYAELVKTFRAGPPALSPLKIKALDETSNLIEYFVHTEDIRRAGDRWAPRALDEAYSDALWDELIKRAAYLYRGVDLGIVLVRPSGPRHVAKRAPVSVAIVGEPGELLMHAHGRTSQALVTFEGQPDAVALLQSADIGL; encoded by the coding sequence ATGCATTTCGTCGATCCTTCCCGAGAAGTACTGGCCGAAACCCTGCTGGCGGCCGGACCTGACTCCCCCACGCTCTGCCAAGGGTGGCTCACCCGGGATCTCGCGGCGCACCTCTACCTGCGCGAGCGTAAAGCGGCCGTGGGCATTGGCCTTCTGATCCCCAGCCTCGGTAAGGCCTCGGACAAAGCAACGGCCAAACTTGCTGCCAAACTGAAAACCACTGAGGACTACGCTGAGCTCGTCAAGACGTTCCGCGCAGGCCCGCCTGCCCTCTCCCCTTTGAAGATCAAGGCACTGGACGAAACGTCGAATCTCATCGAATATTTCGTCCACACCGAGGACATCCGCCGAGCCGGTGACCGTTGGGCGCCCCGGGCCCTCGACGAAGCGTACTCGGACGCACTCTGGGATGAACTGATCAAGCGGGCCGCTTACCTTTATCGGGGCGTGGACCTCGGCATCGTTCTGGTGCGGCCTTCCGGCCCGCGCCATGTGGCCAAACGCGCCCCGGTGTCGGTTGCGATTGTTGGTGAACCTGGGGAACTGCTGATGCATGCCCACGGCCGCACCAGCCAGGCCCTCGTCACCTTCGAAGGCCAGCCGGACGCCGTCGCGCTTCTGCAAAGCGCAGACATCGGCCTTTAA
- the hisI gene encoding phosphoribosyl-AMP cyclohydrolase encodes MSEQSAPSPTPAVELSSDPADTLPQEIASALKRDSAGLVAAIIQQHDTNEVLMLGWMDDEALRRTMTTGRVTFYSRSRQEYWRKGDTSGHVQFVKSVALDCDGDALLVRVDQIGAACHTGTRTCFDGRDLSVVTGHRE; translated from the coding sequence ATGTCAGAGCAGTCCGCCCCCAGTCCAACTCCTGCCGTGGAGCTCTCCAGCGACCCCGCGGACACCCTGCCGCAGGAGATCGCCAGTGCCCTCAAACGCGATTCCGCAGGCCTTGTAGCCGCCATCATCCAGCAGCACGACACCAACGAGGTCCTCATGCTGGGCTGGATGGATGACGAGGCACTCCGCCGCACCATGACCACGGGACGCGTCACGTTCTACTCGCGCTCCCGCCAGGAATACTGGCGCAAGGGCGACACTTCCGGACACGTACAGTTCGTGAAGTCAGTCGCCCTTGACTGCGACGGCGACGCCCTCCTGGTCCGCGTGGACCAGATCGGTGCAGCCTGCCACACCGGTACCCGGACCTGCTTCGACGGGCGCGACCTTTCAGTCGTAACGGGCCACCGGGAATAA
- a CDS encoding anthranilate synthase component I — MQDLGIISPGLEEFRELAVHSRVIPVRLKVLADAETPIGLYRKLAQGQPGTFLMESAAVGGAWSRYSFIGAKSRATLTTKDGQAHWIGEPPVGVPVDGNPVEAVRDTIAALQTDRFEGLPPFTSGLVGFLGWEAVRHWEKLTAPPEDDLQLPEMALNLVTDMAVHDNVDGTVLLIANAINFDNSSERVDDAWHDAVARVKSLLDQISTPIAQPVSVLEAAALDFASSVQERWDENKYLEAIDRGKEAIVDGEVFQVVISRRFEMECPADPLDVYRVLRNTNPSPYMYIFSLEDADGREYSIVGSSPEALVTVTGGEVITHPIAGSRPRGKTVEADKALATELLADQKERAEHLMLVDLSRNDLSKVCVAGTVDVTQFMEVERFSHIMHLVSTVVGELAPHAKAYDVLKATFPAGTLSGAPKPRALRLLDELEPHRRGIYGGVVGYLDFAGDMDMAIAIRSALLREGRAYVQAGGGIVADSHKPSEALETVNKAAAPLRAVHTAGSLQNISAETVRDAGTVDGGTPGS, encoded by the coding sequence ATGCAGGACCTTGGAATCATCAGCCCGGGCCTGGAAGAGTTCCGGGAACTCGCCGTCCACAGCCGTGTTATCCCTGTCCGACTCAAAGTCCTGGCCGATGCCGAGACTCCCATCGGCCTGTACCGGAAGCTGGCCCAAGGCCAGCCGGGTACTTTCCTCATGGAATCTGCAGCTGTGGGTGGAGCCTGGTCCCGTTACTCCTTCATCGGTGCCAAGTCCCGCGCCACGCTGACCACCAAGGATGGCCAGGCACACTGGATCGGCGAACCTCCCGTCGGCGTGCCCGTTGATGGGAACCCGGTAGAAGCGGTCCGCGACACCATCGCTGCCCTGCAGACTGATCGCTTCGAAGGACTTCCTCCGTTTACGTCCGGGCTGGTCGGCTTCCTCGGGTGGGAAGCGGTGCGCCACTGGGAGAAGCTGACAGCGCCGCCGGAGGACGACCTTCAGTTGCCCGAGATGGCCCTGAACCTGGTCACCGACATGGCAGTCCATGACAATGTGGACGGTACCGTCCTGTTGATTGCCAACGCGATCAACTTTGACAACAGTTCCGAGCGCGTGGACGACGCCTGGCACGATGCTGTTGCACGGGTCAAGTCCTTGCTGGACCAGATCAGCACGCCAATCGCCCAGCCGGTCTCTGTGCTGGAGGCGGCGGCCCTGGACTTTGCCTCGAGCGTTCAGGAACGCTGGGACGAAAACAAGTACCTCGAAGCCATCGATCGCGGCAAGGAAGCGATCGTCGATGGCGAGGTCTTCCAGGTGGTCATTTCGCGTCGTTTCGAGATGGAATGCCCGGCTGATCCACTGGATGTTTACCGTGTGCTGCGCAACACCAACCCGAGCCCGTACATGTACATCTTCAGCCTTGAGGATGCCGATGGCCGCGAGTACTCGATTGTTGGTTCGTCGCCCGAAGCGTTGGTGACCGTAACCGGAGGCGAAGTGATTACACACCCCATCGCCGGTTCGCGCCCACGTGGCAAGACTGTTGAAGCTGATAAGGCCCTGGCCACGGAACTGCTGGCCGACCAGAAGGAACGGGCCGAGCACCTCATGCTGGTGGATCTGTCCCGCAATGACCTCTCCAAGGTCTGCGTTGCCGGCACGGTTGATGTCACCCAGTTCATGGAGGTGGAGCGGTTCAGCCACATCATGCACTTGGTGTCCACAGTGGTGGGAGAGTTGGCTCCGCATGCCAAGGCATACGACGTTCTGAAGGCAACGTTCCCGGCAGGCACCTTGTCCGGCGCCCCGAAGCCGCGGGCCCTGCGCCTCCTGGACGAACTCGAACCGCACCGCCGCGGTATCTACGGTGGCGTAGTGGGCTACCTCGACTTCGCCGGTGATATGGACATGGCGATTGCCATCCGCTCTGCGTTGCTGCGGGAAGGCCGCGCCTACGTGCAGGCCGGCGGCGGGATCGTTGCCGACTCACACAAGCCGTCTGAGGCCCTTGAAACCGTAAACAAGGCTGCTGCGCCCCTTCGGGCCGTCCACACAGCCGGCTCGCTGCAGAATATTTCCGCCGAGACAGTGCGGGATGCAGGAACCGTCGACG